Proteins encoded by one window of Melopsittacus undulatus isolate bMelUnd1 chromosome 23, bMelUnd1.mat.Z, whole genome shotgun sequence:
- the LOC101870516 gene encoding patatin-like phospholipase domain-containing protein 6 isoform X6 — MGQSESEPQEELEDESPMAPMSLFFGEEQLPTELGAFLAVTTFAAITVATMVLLRRLRLKMSPGAMEPESPRYCFRKRDKMLFYGRKIMRKVSQSTSSLMASTICSTSRPRMKRRLRMLNLARRFLHLQKELPKLQMKEPSPVLLEADLGEFDAGSSHLPSEVLFMLKNVRVLGHFEKPVFLELCKHMVFQQCHQGEYVFRPGQADSSIYVLQDGKLELILTEPDGKETVMKEVFPGDSVHSLLSIVDVLTGHQRPYKTVSARAAASSTILRLPVEAFSAIFENYPESLVRMVQIIMVRLQRVTFLALHNYLGLTNELFSHPSHAARTSPVRHGKRGFSHTEEGRELAADSLKAGGPEPPKPTMSRCISMPVDIAGMQKGPRSDFDLAYERGRISVSLQEDRTSTFPTFSRSISHEPKERKTVTLEEQPSGIYRYSYGRDEPTPMNPPVGPYQGSQSSTILETAKQELGKLMKLEDPSLLDDRVELCHAKAGAVIACEGEQDASLYFVICGCLHVYQQMIGKAEHVFLFLTQPGEMVGQLGVLTGEPLIYTIKANRDCTFLRMSKMDFYDIMREQPSVVLTVAHIVVARMSPFVRQMDFAIDWIAVEAGRALYRQGDKSDCTYMVLNGRLRSVIQKGSGKKELVGEYGRADLIGVVEALTRQPRATTVHAVRDSELAKLPEGTLNNIKRRYPQVVTRLIHLLSQKILGNLQQLRAPFASSGLGMASSSEPINPTSNLSTVAVLPVCDRVPAVAFSLELKHALDAIGPTLLLTSDVLRINLGYLALDSIQEYRLSGWLAQQEDSHRIVLYLTDSTLTSWTVRCIRQADCILIVGMGDQEPMVGKLEQTLENTAVRALKQLVLLHREGGPSPSRTVEWLNMRSWCSGHLHIRCPKHIFTRRNPARLQETYEKLYKKKADIHSDFSRLARVLTGNTIALVLGGGGARGCSHIGVIKAMEESGIPIDMVGGTSIGAFIGALYAEERCADSTRQRARDWAQCMNSVFATVLDLTYPITSMFSGSAFNNSIHKVFQDKQIEDLWLPYFNVTTDITASAMRVHTDGSLWRYVRASASYTPYLPPLCDPKDSHWLVDGCYVNNVPADIARSMGAKTVVAIDVGSQDETDLCNYGDTLSGWWLLWKRLNPWAKKVKVPDMAEIQSRLAYVSCVRQLEVVKSSSYCQYIRPPIDAFKTMDFGKFDEIYEVGYHHGKVVFDHWSQYDIIEKMVKDRRWADFCGIERVDVLKTHFIDLAEMVSRIEPAQPCAEEESDDVTDYEDEELDPPRDEQDAASPLEQASTSTTGAQEEENSLRHHSSQPQDPSAPRM; from the exons ATGGGGCAGAGCGAGTCGGAGccgcaggaggagctggag GATGAGTCCCCAATGGCTCCGATGTCCCTGTTCTTcggtgaggagcagctccccacg gagctgggagcctTCCTGGCCGTGACCACCTTCGCTGCCATCACCGTGGCCACCATGGTCCTGCTGCGCCGCCTGCGCCTGAAGA tGTCCCCCGGAGCCATGGAGCCGGAGTCCCCCCGGTACTGCTTCCGCAAGCGGGACAAGATGCTGTTCTACGGCCGCAAGATCATGCGCAAG gtGTCCCAATCCACCTCGTCCCTGATGGCCAGCACCATCTGCAGCACCTCGCGCCCGCGCATGAAGAGGAGGCTGCGGATGCTCAACCTGGCCAGGAG GTTCCTGCACCTGCAGAAGGAGCTGCCCAAGCTGCAGATGAAGGAGCCGTCGCCGGTGCTGCTGGAGGCCGACCTGGGCGAGTTTGATGCTGGCAGCTCCCACCTGCCCTCCGAGGTGCTCTTCATGCTCAAGAATGTGCG ggtgctgggtcACTTCGAGAAGCCCGTGTTCCTGGAGCTCTGCAAGCACATGGTATTCCAGCAGTGCCATCAAGGGGAATACGTCTTCCGGCCGGGACAAGCCGACTCCAGCATCTACGTGCTGCAGGATGGCAAACTGGAGCTGATCCTGACCGAACCG gatgggaaggagacGGTGATGAAGGAGGTGTTCCCTGGGGACAGCGTACACAGCCTGCTCAGCATCGTCGATGTCCTCACG GGCCACCAGCGCCCGTACAAGACGGTGAGCGCCCGGGCAGCCGCCAGCTCCACCATCCTCCGCCTGCCGGTTGAAGCCTTCTCAGCCATCTTTGAGAACTACCCCGAGAGCCTGGTGCGGATGGTGCAG ATCATCATGGTGCGTCTGCAGAGAGTCACCTTCCTGGCTTTGCACAACTACCTTGGCTTGACCAACGAGCTCTTCAGCCAT CCCAGCCACGCCGCCCGCACCAGCCCCGTCCGCCACGGCAAGCGCGGCTTCAGCCACACGGAGGAGGGCCGGGAGCTGG CAGCTGACTCATTGAAAGCTGGAGGCCCAGAGCCCCCCAAGCCGACCATGAGCCGCTGCATCTCCATGCCCGTGGACATTGCTG GTATGCAGAAGGGTCCTCGCTCTGACTTCGACCTGGCCTATGAGCGCGGGCGCATCTCAGTGTCACTGCAGGAGGACAGGACCAGCACCTTTCCCACCTTCTCCCGA TCCATCTCCCATGAGCCTAAGGAGCGCAAGACAGTGACGCTGGAGGAGCAACCATCTGGTATCTACCGCTACAGCTACGGCAGGGATGAGCCCACCCCTATGAACCCTCCCGTTGGACCATaccagggcagccagagcagcaccATCTTGGAGACGGCCAAGCAAGAGCTGGGCAAGCTCATGAAGTTGGAG GACCCTTCTCTGCTCGATGACCGTGTCGAGCTCTGTCATGCTAAGGCTGGGGCGGTCATTGCCTGTGAAGGGGAACAG GACGCGAGCCTCTACTTTGTCATCTGTGGCTGCCTGCACGTGTACCAGCAGATGATTGGCAAGGCAGAACACGTCTTCCTCTTCTTGACCCAACCTGGAGAGATGGTGGGACAACTGGGCGTGCTCACTGGTGAGCCCCTCATCTACACCATCAAGGCCAACCGCGACTGCACCTTCCTCAGGATGTCCAAGATGGACTTCTATGA CATCATGCGGGAGCAGCCCAGCGTGGTGCTGACCGTTGCCCACATCGTGGTGGCCCGTATGTCCCCCTTTGTGCGCCAGATGGACTTTGCCATCGACTGGATTGCAGTGGAGGCCGGGCGGGCGCTCTACAG GCAGGGTGACAAGTCCGACTGTACCTACATGGTGCTCAACGGGCGCCTGCGCTCCGTCATCCAGAAGGGCAGTGGAAAGAAGGAGCTCGTTGGGGAGTACGGCCGTGCAGACCTCATCGGGGTG GTGGAAGCCCTCACCCGGCAGCCTCGTGCCACCACGGTCCATGCGGTGCGGGACTCGGAGCTGGCCAAGCTGCCTGAGGGCACCTTGAACAACATCAAGCGCAGATACCCTCAG GTCGTCACCCGCCTCATCCACCTCCTGAGCCAGAAGATCTTGGGGAACCTGCAGCAGCTCCGGGCACCCTTTGCAA GCTCTGGTTTGGGCATGGCCTCCAGCTCGGAACCCATCAACCCCACCAGCAACCTCTCGACGGTGGCGGTGCTGCCGGTGTGTGACAGGGTCCCTGCCGTGGCCTTCTCGCTGGAGCTCAAGCATGCTCTTGATGCCATCG GTCCCACTTTGCTCCTCACCAGCGATGTCCTCCGCATCAACCTCGGCTACTTGGCGCTGGACAG CATCCAGGAGTACCGCCTCTCGGGGTGGTTGGCCCAGCAGGAGGACAGCCACCGCATCGTCCTCTACCTGACCGACTCCACGCTGACCTCCTGGACCGTGCGGTGCATCCGGCAGGCCGACTGCATCCTCATCGTTGGCATGGGTGACCAGGAGCCCATGGTGGGGAAG CTGGAGCAGACGCTGGAGAACACGGCGGTGCGGGCACTGAAGCAGTTGGTTCTCCTGCACCGGGAGGGGGGTCCCAGCCCTTCCCGCACCGTCGAGTGGCTCAACATGCGCAGCTGGTGCTCAGGTCACCTCCACATCAGGTGTCCCAAGCACATCTTCACGCGGAGGAACCCGGCCAGGCTG CAGGAGACCTATGAGAAGCTCTATAAGAAGAAGGCCGACATCCACAGTGACTTCTCCCGCCTGGCGCGGGTCCTCACCGGCAACACCATCGCCCTCGTGCTGGGTGGCGGCGGAGCCAg GGGCTGCTCCCACATCGGGGTGATCAAGGCGATGGAGGAGTCGGGCATCCCCATTGACATGGTTGGTGGCACCTCCATCGGCGCCTTCATCGGGGCGCTCTACGCCGAGGAGCGCTGCGCCGACAGCACCCGGCAGCGGGCGCGGGACTGGGCCCAG tgcATGAACTCAGTGTTTGCGACCGTCCTGGACCTCACCTACCCCATCACCTCCATGTTTTCGGGCTCAGCCTTCAACAACAGCATCCACAAGGTGTTCCAGGACAAGCAGATTGAG GACCTGTGGCTGCCTTACTTCAACGTCACGACCGACATCACGGCCTCTGCCATGCGGGTGCACACGGATG GCAGCCTTTGGCGCTACGTCCGAGCCAGTGCCTCTTATACCCCCTACCTGCCTCCTCTCTGCGACCCCAAGGACAGCCACTGGCTTGTGGATGGCTGCTATGTTAACAATGTCCCAG CCGACATCGCCCGCAGCATGGGGGCCAAGACCGTGGTGGCCATCGACGTGGGCAGCCAGGACGAGACGGACCTGTGCAACTATGGGGACACCCTGTCGGGATGGTGGCTCCTCTGGAAGCGCCTCAACCCCTGGGCTAAGAAGGTCAAG GTGCCTGACATGGCTGAGATCCAGTCCCGCCTGGCCTATGTGTCCTGCGTGCGGCAGCTCGAGGTGGTGAAGTCCAGCTCCTACTGCCAGTACATCCGGCCCCCCATCGATGCCTTCAAGACCATGGACTTCGGCAAGTTCGATGAGATCTAT GAAGTTGGGTACCACCATGGCAAGGTGGTCTTCGACCACTGGAGCCAGTACGACATCATCGAGAAGATGGTGAAGGACCGGCGATGGGCCGACTTCTGCGGCATCGAGCGCGTGGAT GTGCTCAAGACTCACTTCATTGACCTGGCTGAGATGGTGTCCCGCATCGAGCCAGCGCAGCCCTGCGCCGAAG AGGAATCTGACGACGTCACAGACTACGAGGACGAGGAACTGGACCCCCCCCGGGATGAGCAGGATGCGGCCTCCCCTTTGGAACaggccagcaccagcaccacgGGGGCT caggaagaggagaatTCCCTTCGGCACCACTCGAGCCAGCCCCAGGACCCCTCCGCACCCCGGATGTGA
- the LOC101870516 gene encoding patatin-like phospholipase domain-containing protein 6 isoform X3 produces the protein MGQSESEPQEELEDESPMAPMSLFFGEEQLPTELGAFLAVTTFAAITVATMVLLRRLRLKMSPGAMEPESPRYCFRKRDKMLFYGRKIMRKVSQSTSSLMASTICSTSRPRMKRRLRMLNLARRFLHLQKELPKLQMKEPSPVLLEADLGEFDAGSSHLPSEVLFMLKNVRVLGHFEKPVFLELCKHMVFQQCHQGEYVFRPGQADSSIYVLQDGKLELILTEPDGKETVMKEVFPGDSVHSLLSIVDVLTGHQRPYKTVSARAAASSTILRLPVEAFSAIFENYPESLVRMVQIIMVRLQRVTFLALHNYLGLTNELFSHPSHAARTSPVRHGKRGFSHTEEGRELAADSLKAGGPEPPKPTMSRCISMPVDIAGMQKGPRSDFDLAYERGRISVSLQEDRTSTFPTFSRSISHEPKERKTVTLEEQPSGIYRYSYGRDEPTPMNPPVGPYQGSQSSTILETAKQELGKLMKLEDPSLLDDRVELCHAKAGAVIACEGEQDASLYFVICGCLHVYQQMIGKAEHVFLFLTQPGEMVGQLGVLTGEPLIYTIKANRDCTFLRMSKMDFYDIMREQPSVVLTVAHIVVARMSPFVRQMDFAIDWIAVEAGRALYRQGDKSDCTYMVLNGRLRSVIQKGSGKKELVGEYGRADLIGVVEALTRQPRATTVHAVRDSELAKLPEGTLNNIKRRYPQVVTRLIHLLSQKILGNLQQLRAPFASSGLGMASSSEPINPTSNLSTVAVLPVCDRVPAVAFSLELKHALDAIGPTLLLTSDVLRINLGYLALDSIQEYRLSGWLAQQEDSHRIVLYLTDSTLTSWTVRCIRQADCILIVGMGDQEPMVGKLEQTLENTAVRALKQLVLLHREGGPSPSRTVEWLNMRSWCSGHLHIRCPKHIFTRRNPARLQETYEKLYKKKADIHSDFSRLARVLTGNTIALVLGGGGARGCSHIGVIKAMEESGIPIDMVGGTSIGAFIGALYAEERCADSTRQRARDWAQCMNSVFATVLDLTYPITSMFSGSAFNNSIHKVFQDKQIEDLWLPYFNVTTDITASAMRVHTDGSLWRYVRASASYTPYLPPLCDPKDSHWLVDGCYVNNVPGSLWRYVRASMTLSGYLPPLCDPKDGNLLMDGGYINNLPADIARSMGAKTVVAIDVGSQDETDLCNYGDTLSGWWLLWKRLNPWAKKVKVPDMAEIQSRLAYVSCVRQLEVVKSSSYCQYIRPPIDAFKTMDFGKFDEIYEVGYHHGKVVFDHWSQYDIIEKMVKDRRWADFCGIERVDVLKTHFIDLAEMVSRIEPAQPCAEEESDDVTDYEDEELDPPRDEQDAASPLEQASTSTTGAEEENSLRHHSSQPQDPSAPRM, from the exons ATGGGGCAGAGCGAGTCGGAGccgcaggaggagctggag GATGAGTCCCCAATGGCTCCGATGTCCCTGTTCTTcggtgaggagcagctccccacg gagctgggagcctTCCTGGCCGTGACCACCTTCGCTGCCATCACCGTGGCCACCATGGTCCTGCTGCGCCGCCTGCGCCTGAAGA tGTCCCCCGGAGCCATGGAGCCGGAGTCCCCCCGGTACTGCTTCCGCAAGCGGGACAAGATGCTGTTCTACGGCCGCAAGATCATGCGCAAG gtGTCCCAATCCACCTCGTCCCTGATGGCCAGCACCATCTGCAGCACCTCGCGCCCGCGCATGAAGAGGAGGCTGCGGATGCTCAACCTGGCCAGGAG GTTCCTGCACCTGCAGAAGGAGCTGCCCAAGCTGCAGATGAAGGAGCCGTCGCCGGTGCTGCTGGAGGCCGACCTGGGCGAGTTTGATGCTGGCAGCTCCCACCTGCCCTCCGAGGTGCTCTTCATGCTCAAGAATGTGCG ggtgctgggtcACTTCGAGAAGCCCGTGTTCCTGGAGCTCTGCAAGCACATGGTATTCCAGCAGTGCCATCAAGGGGAATACGTCTTCCGGCCGGGACAAGCCGACTCCAGCATCTACGTGCTGCAGGATGGCAAACTGGAGCTGATCCTGACCGAACCG gatgggaaggagacGGTGATGAAGGAGGTGTTCCCTGGGGACAGCGTACACAGCCTGCTCAGCATCGTCGATGTCCTCACG GGCCACCAGCGCCCGTACAAGACGGTGAGCGCCCGGGCAGCCGCCAGCTCCACCATCCTCCGCCTGCCGGTTGAAGCCTTCTCAGCCATCTTTGAGAACTACCCCGAGAGCCTGGTGCGGATGGTGCAG ATCATCATGGTGCGTCTGCAGAGAGTCACCTTCCTGGCTTTGCACAACTACCTTGGCTTGACCAACGAGCTCTTCAGCCAT CCCAGCCACGCCGCCCGCACCAGCCCCGTCCGCCACGGCAAGCGCGGCTTCAGCCACACGGAGGAGGGCCGGGAGCTGG CAGCTGACTCATTGAAAGCTGGAGGCCCAGAGCCCCCCAAGCCGACCATGAGCCGCTGCATCTCCATGCCCGTGGACATTGCTG GTATGCAGAAGGGTCCTCGCTCTGACTTCGACCTGGCCTATGAGCGCGGGCGCATCTCAGTGTCACTGCAGGAGGACAGGACCAGCACCTTTCCCACCTTCTCCCGA TCCATCTCCCATGAGCCTAAGGAGCGCAAGACAGTGACGCTGGAGGAGCAACCATCTGGTATCTACCGCTACAGCTACGGCAGGGATGAGCCCACCCCTATGAACCCTCCCGTTGGACCATaccagggcagccagagcagcaccATCTTGGAGACGGCCAAGCAAGAGCTGGGCAAGCTCATGAAGTTGGAG GACCCTTCTCTGCTCGATGACCGTGTCGAGCTCTGTCATGCTAAGGCTGGGGCGGTCATTGCCTGTGAAGGGGAACAG GACGCGAGCCTCTACTTTGTCATCTGTGGCTGCCTGCACGTGTACCAGCAGATGATTGGCAAGGCAGAACACGTCTTCCTCTTCTTGACCCAACCTGGAGAGATGGTGGGACAACTGGGCGTGCTCACTGGTGAGCCCCTCATCTACACCATCAAGGCCAACCGCGACTGCACCTTCCTCAGGATGTCCAAGATGGACTTCTATGA CATCATGCGGGAGCAGCCCAGCGTGGTGCTGACCGTTGCCCACATCGTGGTGGCCCGTATGTCCCCCTTTGTGCGCCAGATGGACTTTGCCATCGACTGGATTGCAGTGGAGGCCGGGCGGGCGCTCTACAG GCAGGGTGACAAGTCCGACTGTACCTACATGGTGCTCAACGGGCGCCTGCGCTCCGTCATCCAGAAGGGCAGTGGAAAGAAGGAGCTCGTTGGGGAGTACGGCCGTGCAGACCTCATCGGGGTG GTGGAAGCCCTCACCCGGCAGCCTCGTGCCACCACGGTCCATGCGGTGCGGGACTCGGAGCTGGCCAAGCTGCCTGAGGGCACCTTGAACAACATCAAGCGCAGATACCCTCAG GTCGTCACCCGCCTCATCCACCTCCTGAGCCAGAAGATCTTGGGGAACCTGCAGCAGCTCCGGGCACCCTTTGCAA GCTCTGGTTTGGGCATGGCCTCCAGCTCGGAACCCATCAACCCCACCAGCAACCTCTCGACGGTGGCGGTGCTGCCGGTGTGTGACAGGGTCCCTGCCGTGGCCTTCTCGCTGGAGCTCAAGCATGCTCTTGATGCCATCG GTCCCACTTTGCTCCTCACCAGCGATGTCCTCCGCATCAACCTCGGCTACTTGGCGCTGGACAG CATCCAGGAGTACCGCCTCTCGGGGTGGTTGGCCCAGCAGGAGGACAGCCACCGCATCGTCCTCTACCTGACCGACTCCACGCTGACCTCCTGGACCGTGCGGTGCATCCGGCAGGCCGACTGCATCCTCATCGTTGGCATGGGTGACCAGGAGCCCATGGTGGGGAAG CTGGAGCAGACGCTGGAGAACACGGCGGTGCGGGCACTGAAGCAGTTGGTTCTCCTGCACCGGGAGGGGGGTCCCAGCCCTTCCCGCACCGTCGAGTGGCTCAACATGCGCAGCTGGTGCTCAGGTCACCTCCACATCAGGTGTCCCAAGCACATCTTCACGCGGAGGAACCCGGCCAGGCTG CAGGAGACCTATGAGAAGCTCTATAAGAAGAAGGCCGACATCCACAGTGACTTCTCCCGCCTGGCGCGGGTCCTCACCGGCAACACCATCGCCCTCGTGCTGGGTGGCGGCGGAGCCAg GGGCTGCTCCCACATCGGGGTGATCAAGGCGATGGAGGAGTCGGGCATCCCCATTGACATGGTTGGTGGCACCTCCATCGGCGCCTTCATCGGGGCGCTCTACGCCGAGGAGCGCTGCGCCGACAGCACCCGGCAGCGGGCGCGGGACTGGGCCCAG tgcATGAACTCAGTGTTTGCGACCGTCCTGGACCTCACCTACCCCATCACCTCCATGTTTTCGGGCTCAGCCTTCAACAACAGCATCCACAAGGTGTTCCAGGACAAGCAGATTGAG GACCTGTGGCTGCCTTACTTCAACGTCACGACCGACATCACGGCCTCTGCCATGCGGGTGCACACGGATG GCAGCCTTTGGCGCTACGTCCGAGCCAGTGCCTCTTATACCCCCTACCTGCCTCCTCTCTGCGACCCCAAGGACAGCCACTGGCTTGTGGATGGCTGCTATGTTAACAATGTCCCAG GCTCGCTCTGGCGCTACGTGCGAGCCAGCATGACCCTTTCTGGGTACCTGCCACCACTCTGTGACCCCAAGGATGGCAACTTACTGATGGATGGTGGTTACATCAACAACCTGCCAG CCGACATCGCCCGCAGCATGGGGGCCAAGACCGTGGTGGCCATCGACGTGGGCAGCCAGGACGAGACGGACCTGTGCAACTATGGGGACACCCTGTCGGGATGGTGGCTCCTCTGGAAGCGCCTCAACCCCTGGGCTAAGAAGGTCAAG GTGCCTGACATGGCTGAGATCCAGTCCCGCCTGGCCTATGTGTCCTGCGTGCGGCAGCTCGAGGTGGTGAAGTCCAGCTCCTACTGCCAGTACATCCGGCCCCCCATCGATGCCTTCAAGACCATGGACTTCGGCAAGTTCGATGAGATCTAT GAAGTTGGGTACCACCATGGCAAGGTGGTCTTCGACCACTGGAGCCAGTACGACATCATCGAGAAGATGGTGAAGGACCGGCGATGGGCCGACTTCTGCGGCATCGAGCGCGTGGAT GTGCTCAAGACTCACTTCATTGACCTGGCTGAGATGGTGTCCCGCATCGAGCCAGCGCAGCCCTGCGCCGAAG AGGAATCTGACGACGTCACAGACTACGAGGACGAGGAACTGGACCCCCCCCGGGATGAGCAGGATGCGGCCTCCCCTTTGGAACaggccagcaccagcaccacgGGGGCT gaagaggagaatTCCCTTCGGCACCACTCGAGCCAGCCCCAGGACCCCTCCGCACCCCGGATGTGA